A region from the Salidesulfovibrio onnuriiensis genome encodes:
- the nifU gene encoding Fe-S cluster assembly protein NifU, which translates to MWEYTDLVKDHFLNPRNAGTMDDADGIGEVGSLACGDALKLYLKIDDNGIIQDAKFQTFGCASAIASSSALTELLKGKSVEEAQKLTNKDIADYLGGLPREKMHCSVMGQEALEQALKNYRGEAGTVAEHQHEGELICECFGLMDEEILRAIKENDLKTVEDVTNFTKAGGGCGKCIPDLENLLAQAHGEKAACSVPEASAPPAAGLTNMQRMHLIEQVIDEEIRPMLQKDGGNIELVDVDRTDVYVRLLGMCAGCPSSQATLTGLVEAQLREKVDPEISIKEG; encoded by the coding sequence ATGTGGGAATACACGGACTTAGTAAAGGACCATTTCCTGAATCCGCGCAACGCCGGGACCATGGATGACGCCGACGGCATCGGCGAAGTGGGCTCCCTGGCCTGCGGTGACGCCCTGAAGCTGTACCTGAAAATCGACGACAACGGCATCATTCAGGATGCCAAGTTCCAGACCTTCGGTTGCGCCAGCGCCATTGCGTCGAGCTCCGCCCTGACCGAGCTGCTCAAGGGCAAGAGCGTGGAAGAGGCGCAAAAGCTTACCAACAAGGACATCGCCGACTATCTCGGCGGCCTGCCGCGCGAAAAGATGCACTGTTCCGTCATGGGCCAAGAGGCCCTGGAGCAGGCCCTCAAGAACTACCGTGGCGAGGCCGGAACCGTTGCCGAACATCAGCATGAGGGAGAACTCATCTGCGAATGTTTCGGGCTCATGGATGAGGAAATCCTCCGCGCCATCAAGGAAAACGACCTCAAGACCGTCGAGGACGTGACCAACTTCACCAAGGCGGGCGGCGGCTGCGGCAAGTGCATCCCGGACCTGGAGAACCTGCTGGCCCAGGCCCACGGCGAAAAAGCGGCCTGTTCGGTGCCGGAAGCCTCGGCTCCCCCGGCCGCGGGGCTGACCAACATGCAGCGCATGCACCTTATCGAACAGGTCATTGACGAGGAGATCCGCCCCATGCTGCAAAAGGACGGCGGCAACATCGAGCTGGTGGACGTGGACCGCACCGACGTCTATGTCCGCCTGCTGGGCATGTGCGCGGGCTGTCCCTCCAGCCAGGCCACCCTCACCGGCCTAGTGGAAGCGCAGCTCAGGGAAAAGGTCGATCCGGAAATCAGCATCAAGGAAGGTTAG
- a CDS encoding two-component system response regulator — protein sequence MDERVDVLIVDDERINLKLLEGVLRVFDLNIVTVSSGREALSLMSSHDFALVLLDVMMPEMDGFTVAERIRENDNTRNIPIIFVTAISKEQRHVFRGYELGAVDYLFKPVEPNILKSKVNTFVELHRKRRGLEEATKRLETMVEELQISKRALEESERRYRTVADYNYDWESWYSSDGNPLYISPSCERISGYPPEKFMNDPDFLEQTIHRDDLELWRKFNTGSDPETDESLDFRIFNKNNRMRWLSLVRRPVSDEKGHPLGVRTSMRDITSRKLIENRVEHQALHDPLTGLANRTLLLDRVRQAMARAQRLHKYFAIVFMGLDRFKVINDSMGHSFGDKLLVTIGGRLRENVRRQDTVSRFGGDEFVVLLEELDSVDQAKHIVESISDITKEPLNIDGREVRITASIGLDVARDDQQEPHDRIQNAHIAMYNAKEGGKDRVSIFNHKMRDKAVKEMTIENELRRALDENQFEMYYQPIFDLGTMKLFGFESLVRWNHPERGMVGPGEFIHIAEETGLIVDLGRWVLEDATNTMRRWQDELPQAKGLSIAVNISAKQFRKASLVDSVRSILEKTGLPPECLKLEITETVVMVDASDSVLKLDMLKDLGVILSIDDFGTGYSSMSYLQKFSIDQLKVDLSFVQRLDVDPESIEIVRAIINLAHGLSLRVVAEGIENRQQLNLLYSLQCDYGQGYLVSRPLPVAQAEEFIRNKSVVTL from the coding sequence ATGGATGAACGTGTGGACGTTCTTATAGTCGACGACGAGCGGATCAATCTCAAGCTGCTGGAAGGCGTGCTCAGGGTCTTCGATCTCAACATCGTCACCGTGTCATCGGGGAGGGAGGCGCTGTCTCTCATGAGCAGCCATGACTTCGCCCTGGTGCTTCTCGACGTCATGATGCCCGAGATGGACGGCTTCACCGTTGCCGAGCGGATCCGGGAAAACGATAACACCAGGAATATTCCCATCATATTCGTCACCGCCATCAGCAAGGAACAGCGCCATGTGTTCCGCGGCTATGAGCTGGGCGCCGTGGACTACCTGTTCAAGCCGGTCGAGCCGAATATCCTCAAAAGCAAGGTGAACACCTTTGTGGAGCTGCATCGGAAACGACGCGGCCTGGAGGAGGCCACGAAACGGCTGGAGACCATGGTCGAGGAACTGCAGATATCCAAGCGGGCGCTGGAGGAATCGGAACGGCGCTACAGGACCGTGGCCGACTACAACTACGACTGGGAAAGCTGGTATTCCAGTGACGGCAATCCGCTGTACATCAGTCCTTCCTGCGAGCGCATCAGCGGTTATCCCCCCGAAAAGTTCATGAACGATCCCGATTTCCTCGAGCAGACCATTCACCGGGATGATCTGGAGTTATGGCGCAAATTCAATACAGGAAGCGACCCGGAAACGGATGAGTCCCTGGATTTCAGGATATTCAACAAGAACAACAGAATGCGTTGGCTGAGCCTGGTGCGGCGGCCTGTTTCGGATGAAAAGGGGCATCCCCTCGGTGTCCGGACCAGTATGCGGGACATCACCAGCCGAAAGCTCATTGAAAACCGGGTGGAACACCAGGCCCTGCACGATCCCCTGACCGGGCTGGCCAACAGGACCCTGCTTTTGGACCGTGTCCGTCAGGCCATGGCCCGCGCCCAGCGGCTCCACAAGTATTTCGCCATCGTTTTTATGGGCCTGGACCGGTTCAAGGTCATCAACGACAGCATGGGCCACAGTTTTGGCGACAAGCTGCTGGTGACCATCGGCGGCCGGCTGCGGGAAAACGTGCGCCGGCAGGATACGGTCTCCCGTTTCGGCGGCGATGAGTTCGTCGTGCTGCTGGAGGAACTGGATTCGGTGGATCAGGCCAAGCACATCGTGGAATCCATTTCCGATATCACCAAGGAGCCCTTGAATATCGACGGCCGGGAAGTGCGCATCACGGCCAGCATCGGCCTGGACGTGGCGCGGGACGACCAGCAGGAGCCCCATGATCGCATCCAGAATGCGCATATCGCCATGTATAACGCCAAGGAGGGCGGCAAGGACAGGGTTTCGATCTTCAACCACAAGATGCGCGACAAGGCCGTCAAGGAGATGACCATAGAAAACGAGCTGCGGCGGGCCTTGGATGAAAACCAGTTTGAAATGTACTATCAGCCCATTTTCGACCTGGGCACCATGAAGCTGTTCGGGTTCGAGTCCCTGGTGCGCTGGAACCATCCGGAGCGGGGCATGGTCGGGCCCGGCGAGTTCATTCACATTGCCGAGGAGACCGGGCTCATCGTGGACCTGGGACGATGGGTGCTTGAGGATGCGACCAACACCATGCGGCGGTGGCAGGATGAATTGCCACAGGCCAAGGGGCTTTCCATTGCGGTCAACATCTCCGCGAAGCAATTCCGCAAGGCCAGCCTGGTGGACAGCGTCCGCAGCATCCTGGAAAAAACGGGCCTGCCCCCGGAATGTCTCAAGCTCGAGATCACCGAAACCGTGGTCATGGTGGATGCCTCGGACTCGGTGCTCAAGCTGGACATGCTCAAGGACCTTGGGGTGATTCTCTCCATTGACGATTTCGGGACCGGCTATTCCTCCATGAGCTACCTGCAGAAGTTTTCCATTGACCAGCTCAAGGTGGACTTGAGTTTCGTGCAACGCCTGGACGTGGACCCGGAAAGCATCGAGATAGTCCGGGCCATCATCAACCTTGCCCATGGCCTGAGCCTGCGCGTGGTTGCCGAAGGCATCGAAAACAGGCAGCAGTTGAACTTGCTTTATTCCCTCCAGTGCGATTACGGTCAGGGCTATCTCGTGTCCCGGCCGTTGCCCGTGGCGCAGGCAGAGGAATTCATCAGAAACAAGTCGGTCGTCACCCTCTAG
- a CDS encoding DUF493 family protein, whose amino-acid sequence MTDNHEQFAQRLDEHHQWPCPYTFKFIVPTGNLEKLTELFPDQKLSFRESKNGKFTSVTMESTMCSSKDVMAVYQKAAQVPGVMSL is encoded by the coding sequence ATGACCGACAACCACGAACAATTCGCCCAGCGCCTTGATGAGCATCACCAATGGCCCTGTCCCTATACCTTCAAGTTCATTGTTCCCACGGGGAATCTGGAAAAGCTGACCGAACTCTTCCCGGACCAGAAGCTTTCCTTCCGCGAATCCAAAAACGGCAAGTTCACCAGCGTGACCATGGAGTCCACCATGTGTTCCAGCAAGGATGTCATGGCGGTCTACCAGAAGGCGGCCCAGGTTCCCGGCGTCATGTCCCTGTAA
- a CDS encoding Lon protease family protein, whose translation MARKTQPKEVPVELLRWRLDPKSLPFKTTDDLEPLEEILGQKRGVEAFRFGLGVSKKGYNIFVTGEPGTGRMATVKRLLRELNVDGEVPCDLCYVNNFKHREEPILLRFKAGEGSQFKKDMHDFIEGIKTEVPQLFESEEYIARKNEMAEAHEKKVLAFYKAIEEKVKDTGLVMVRMQMGPYQRPDIVPVVDGEPKRLIQVEEMVENGRFPREEYERLRDKRAQLKEEVDHIVQEIKQLHKEVAKKHEEVDRLMFLNMAEEIMKPLRDHYENEKVQKYLDSILDNMVEDLEEIKGLGQKQQGPIPGLIMGGPSPEVVMLPYEINLLVDNSELDGPPVIIESYPTYRNLFGSIERTMDRMGGWRTDFTKIKAGSFVKANGGYLVINLLDSIMEPGVWPTLKRSLKTEQIEIETYDPYYFITATGLKPERIDMDVKVVVLGDARLYSLLRYYDQDVPKIFKVRADYESSMDRSDDAVTQVARFVRSEVERQEIKPFDASGVAAILEESVRMSGRQEKLSTAFPQLSDIMSEADYFAEMAKVGTVSGDHVREALEAKKYRSNQIEERIQEMIDRGSLFVDTDGEVVGQINGLAVYSMGDYMFGKPSRITVETSMGKEGIINIEREAELSGPIHNKGMQILGGYLRRRFAQDKPLTLAASIAFEQAYGGIDGDSASSTELYALLSSLSGVPIRQYIAVTGSVNQKGEVQPIGGVNQKIEGFFMCCKHAGLNGKQGVMIPYPNIKDLMLREDVVDAVRSGKFHVWAVKTIDEGIEILTGKKAGERTAKGGYTRGSINDLVDKKLLGLAEGLRDFGKPEENNDKTKKRATGKKTK comes from the coding sequence ATGGCCAGGAAAACACAACCGAAAGAAGTCCCTGTGGAACTGCTTCGATGGCGCCTTGACCCCAAGTCGCTTCCTTTCAAGACAACCGACGACCTGGAACCCCTGGAGGAGATCCTCGGCCAGAAACGCGGCGTGGAGGCGTTTCGTTTCGGCCTGGGAGTGAGCAAGAAGGGGTACAACATATTTGTGACCGGCGAGCCCGGCACCGGGCGCATGGCAACGGTCAAGCGCCTGCTCCGGGAACTGAACGTGGACGGCGAGGTGCCCTGCGACCTTTGCTATGTGAACAATTTCAAGCATCGGGAAGAGCCCATCCTGCTTCGCTTCAAGGCTGGCGAAGGAAGCCAGTTCAAGAAGGACATGCATGACTTCATCGAGGGCATCAAGACCGAGGTCCCCCAACTCTTCGAGAGCGAGGAATACATCGCCCGCAAGAACGAGATGGCCGAGGCCCATGAGAAAAAGGTGCTGGCGTTCTACAAGGCCATTGAAGAAAAGGTGAAGGATACCGGCCTGGTGATGGTGCGCATGCAGATGGGGCCCTACCAGAGGCCGGACATCGTGCCCGTGGTGGATGGCGAACCCAAGCGGCTCATCCAGGTGGAGGAAATGGTCGAGAACGGCCGTTTCCCGAGGGAGGAATATGAGCGCCTCCGTGACAAGCGTGCCCAGCTCAAGGAAGAGGTTGACCACATTGTCCAGGAAATCAAGCAGCTGCACAAAGAGGTGGCCAAGAAGCATGAGGAAGTGGACCGGCTCATGTTCCTGAACATGGCCGAAGAGATCATGAAGCCGCTGCGGGATCATTACGAAAACGAAAAGGTCCAGAAGTACCTGGATTCCATACTGGACAACATGGTGGAGGACCTCGAGGAAATCAAGGGGCTTGGCCAGAAGCAGCAGGGGCCCATCCCGGGATTGATCATGGGAGGCCCCTCGCCGGAAGTGGTCATGCTTCCCTACGAGATCAACCTGCTGGTGGATAATTCCGAGCTGGACGGCCCGCCGGTGATCATCGAGAGCTACCCCACGTACCGCAACCTGTTCGGCAGTATCGAACGGACCATGGACCGCATGGGCGGCTGGCGTACGGATTTCACCAAGATCAAGGCCGGTTCGTTCGTCAAGGCCAATGGCGGGTACCTGGTCATCAACCTGCTGGATTCCATCATGGAGCCGGGTGTCTGGCCGACCCTCAAGCGTTCCCTGAAGACCGAGCAGATCGAGATCGAGACCTACGACCCCTATTACTTCATCACCGCCACGGGCCTCAAGCCCGAGCGCATCGACATGGACGTGAAGGTGGTTGTCCTCGGCGATGCACGGCTTTACAGCCTGCTGCGCTATTACGACCAGGACGTGCCCAAGATATTCAAGGTCCGGGCCGACTACGAGTCCAGCATGGACCGCAGTGACGACGCCGTGACCCAGGTGGCCCGTTTTGTCAGGAGCGAGGTGGAGCGTCAGGAGATAAAGCCCTTTGACGCCTCGGGCGTGGCCGCGATCCTGGAGGAATCCGTGCGTATGTCCGGCCGTCAGGAAAAGCTGTCCACGGCGTTTCCGCAGCTTTCGGACATCATGAGCGAGGCCGATTACTTCGCCGAAATGGCAAAGGTCGGCACAGTGAGCGGCGACCACGTCCGCGAGGCCCTGGAGGCCAAGAAATACCGCTCCAACCAGATCGAGGAGCGCATCCAGGAGATGATCGACCGCGGCAGTCTGTTCGTGGATACCGATGGCGAGGTGGTTGGGCAGATCAACGGCCTGGCCGTCTATTCCATGGGCGATTACATGTTCGGCAAGCCTTCCAGGATCACCGTGGAAACCTCCATGGGCAAGGAAGGCATCATCAACATCGAGCGCGAGGCCGAGCTTTCCGGCCCCATCCACAACAAGGGCATGCAGATCCTGGGGGGCTACCTGCGCCGCAGGTTCGCCCAGGACAAGCCCCTGACCCTGGCGGCCAGCATCGCTTTCGAGCAGGCTTACGGCGGGATCGACGGCGACTCCGCGTCGTCCACCGAGCTTTACGCCCTGCTTTCCAGCCTGTCAGGGGTGCCCATCCGGCAGTACATAGCGGTGACGGGCTCTGTGAACCAGAAGGGCGAGGTGCAGCCCATCGGCGGGGTGAACCAGAAGATCGAAGGGTTTTTCATGTGCTGCAAGCACGCCGGGCTCAACGGCAAACAGGGAGTCATGATTCCGTACCCCAACATCAAGGACCTTATGCTCAGGGAGGATGTAGTGGATGCGGTCCGGAGCGGCAAGTTCCATGTCTGGGCCGTGAAGACCATAGACGAAGGCATCGAGATCCTGACCGGCAAGAAGGCCGGGGAGCGCACCGCAAAGGGCGGTTACACCAGGGGGTCGATCAACGATCTCGTGGACAAGAAGCTGCTCGGTCTGGCAGAAGGATTGAGAGACTTTGGCAAGCCCGAGGAAAACAACGATAAAACCAAGAAGCGGGCAACCGGAAAAAAGACAAAGTAG
- a CDS encoding Hsp20/alpha crystallin family protein encodes MPDLKLWSQTELEKLKRNVDRLFDDLCRDFDLPSMHHRVVGDLKFFEQGGELVATMKISNMDPDDLMITVHDRRLFIAAETEEREGGRTERRMFRREVRLPCRVDPEDVKAVFDDGILEIRLPRCKNPHGRIVRIVRK; translated from the coding sequence ATGCCGGACTTGAAACTATGGAGTCAGACGGAACTGGAGAAACTCAAGCGTAACGTGGACAGGCTTTTCGATGACCTGTGCCGGGACTTCGACCTGCCCTCCATGCACCATAGGGTGGTGGGGGACCTGAAGTTTTTCGAGCAGGGGGGAGAGCTTGTCGCCACCATGAAAATATCCAACATGGACCCGGACGACCTGATGATCACCGTGCATGACCGTAGGCTGTTCATCGCGGCTGAAACCGAGGAAAGGGAGGGGGGACGCACCGAACGGCGCATGTTCCGGCGCGAGGTCCGCCTGCCGTGCAGGGTGGATCCCGAGGACGTCAAGGCTGTTTTCGATGATGGAATTCTCGAAATACGGTTGCCCCGCTGCAAGAATCCGCATGGCCGCATTGTTCGAATTGTCAGAAAATAA